The Theileria orientalis strain Shintoku DNA, chromosome 2, complete genome genome has a window encoding:
- a CDS encoding uncharacterized protein (peptidase S54, rhomboid family protein), giving the protein MDNMLVSDQRNKLMLDVNESENKSVNAVSDLDVSKKDALPLMEHNDHKDRARLGPENTNIENLSQGVDKTFSKSPTSKGKLKNRQNVKNKEKGTKLKKKNDEMSPKSSEKEKSPKCVNKEKMSKEKVTKLKKKFEDEGKNAQTQSKLFSLFKKTRGFDEMVEPNQPKTTEKSPTEGQERSREEWENTKANAKSDHPENTNAAYGVEYENNYRSDGIRAKEAEMNRRKKLMENKGLLNEENKEQMKRNKNAVLLRRATKKIHRYILNKPNTDNIPSVLGHYPVLISTTFIILFVFLAELVLNKVSFNGRCVSKVLYPEAAINKKPYHVIFGYGACEYNLQQKTETIGFLGAIANDKGWPSHLVSDEAVVESTASFDAPNNRVFNLFGSLDANYIRNYNETFRLFWSMVMHKGLVHVLFNLLAQSQILWIIEPDWGFCRTASTFFLSGLVGNLAAAVFEPSFNVLGSSGCLFGLIASLIPYCIENWTLLASPIYIFFFTLCITIISLLAFNDTVSVYAHFGGWVGGFLWGFATLRSNFNLKDCAIKESLLLSPLFRSKLTPETKSKIRHSYQAKQTTCINKIRLHNKDKSFSKRMKNLLMYPVEYFKRGPYDILIRIVPLTLLVVIVVVLFCYLYIESLYSKMFPLNEQSKLSQCCYAMTKGEGGFTKKVFWCFETYQTAKELCEVKPQPQNT; this is encoded by the exons atggataATATGTTGGTTAGTGATCAAcgaaataaattaatgttagATGTAAATGAAAGCGAAAACAAAAGTGTCAATGCAGTTAGCGATCTAGATGTGTCCAAAAAAGATGCTTTGCCTCTAATGGAGCATAATGATCATAAAGATCGTGCACGTTTAGGACcagaaaacacaaatattgaaaatttATCACAAGGTGTGGATAAAACGTTTTCAAAGTCACCCACCTCCAaaggaaaattaaaaaaccGTCAAAATGTGAAGAATAAAGAAAAGGGAACTAAgttgaagaaaaaaaatgatGAAATGAGCCCAAAAAGtagtgaaaaggaaaaatcaccgaaatgtgtaaataaagaaaagaTGTCTAAGGAGAAAGTGACCAAGCTGAAAAAGAAATTCGAAGACGAAGGAAAAAACGCTCAAACACAGAGCAAActcttttcattatttaaaaaaacgAGGGGTTTTGACGAAATGGTGGAGCCAAATCAGCCGAAAACTACGGAAAAATCGCCGACTGAGGGCCAAGAGAGATCTAGGGAAGAATGGGAGAACACAAAAGCTAATGCGAAGAGTGATCATCCTGAAAACACTAACGCGGCATACGGTGTAGAGTATGAAAACAATTATAGAAGTGACGGAATTAGAGCAAAAGAAGCGGAAATGAAtaggaggaagaagttgatggaaaataaaggaTTACTAAAcgaagaaaataaagaacAGATGAAACGAAACAAGAACGCAGTGCTTCTGAGAAGAGCTACGAAGAAAATACACAGGTATATTCTGAATAAACCAAACACAGACAATATACCATCGGTACTGGGACACTACCCAGTGCTGATATCGACGACATTTATAATACTTTTTGTATTTCTGGCAGAACTGGTGTTGAACAAGGTTTCCTTCAACGGAAGGTGCGTAAGCAAAGTGCTGTACCCAGAAGCagcaataaataagaaGCCGTACCACGTAATCTTCGGATACGGAGCGTGCGAGTATAACCTGCAGCAGAAGACGGAGACTATAGGCTTCCTGGGAGCCATTGCTAACGACAAGGGATGGCCGAGTCATCTGGTGAGTGACGAGGCGGTGGTAGAGTCAACAGCGTCATTTGACGCCCCTAACAATAGGGTGTTCAACCTATTTGGAAGCTTAGACGCAAATTACATAAGGAACTACAACGAAACGTTCAGACTGTTTTGGAGCATGGTGATGCACAAAGGCCTGGTACACGTGCTGTTCAACCTGTTGGCACAATCACAAATACTGTGGATTATAGAACCA GACTGGGGATTTTGTAGAACGGCCTCCACATTCTTTCTTAGTGGTCTGGTGGGAAACCTTGCAGCAGCGGTGTTTGAGCCTTCTTTTAATGTTTTGGGGTCGTCAGGGTGTCTTTTCGGCCTGATAGCGTCCTTGATACCATATTGCATTGAAAACTGGACGCTGCTGGCCTCTCCAATTTACATATTCTTCTTCACGCTGTGTATCACAATCATCAGTTTGCTGGCGTTCAATGACACCGTCTCGGTATACGCACACTTC GGCGGCTGGGTTGGCGGGTTTTTATGGGGGTTTGCAACACTGAGGAGTAACTTCAACCTGAAGGACTGCGCAATAAAGGAGTCGTTGCTGCTGTCGCCACTCTTCAGAAGCAAGTTGACCCCGGAAACAAAGAGTAAGATAAGGCACTCGTACCAAGCCAAAC AGACAACATGTATCAATAAAATCAGGTTACATAACAAAGATAAGAGTTTTTCGAAGAGAATGAAGAATCTTCTGATGTACCCagttgaatattttaaacggGGTCCTTACGACATACTAATCAGAATAGTGCCACTGACGCTCCTG GTGGTGATAGTGGTGGTGCTCTTCTGTTACCTGTACATTGAGTCCCTTTACTCGAAAATGTTCCCACTCAACGAACAGTCGAAGTTGTCACAGTGCTGTTACGCGATGACAAAGGGAGAAGGAGGCTTTACGAAGAAGGTCTTTTGGTGTTTTGAAACTTACCAAACCGCAAAGGAGCTGTGCGAGGTGAAGCCTCAGCCTCAGAACACGTAG
- a CDS encoding uncharacterized protein (peptidase S8 and S53, subtilisin, kexin, sedolisin domain containing protein), whose translation MPILVPETFDSEDSNVQQKPNFEIYGTKTQNVLKNEFDEALFPIRIMVTSQKKRRSFLQMGATLRETVESAPVNKFEHLANVDSYMIEMSEDCSREDLDSLIKDIKELGCDVEFDTLAQSAVQSVRQTIPDRPNTKNKQNGIKYNKKQWYIPEMNVENAWKEVTGADTRDVKVCVIDSGLDYIKEFTGRLAVEENEQNNTDSKESTSVLNKSTDSKKEENLSTLVSANFVDENFDPMDKLGHGTHLSSIISSRYGRSNVAGISPSALIIPCKAFDSVREIRLSNIVRCIDFCLYYEAEIQNHSWISNKQLKFLRRAFETAHKRGVIMVVPAGNVESPNKPSFLRRHYRRVLHYDLLNIDMSCQFPASYSRMFPNVISVSNLMRLDKTKSKDMVVTCMMNHGKHCEDLGDLGLNEQSMYGEMTVQVAAPGTNIYSVFLPGSHAFVTGTSSATAMVTGILSIIKSIFPKSQSHLDIHNDFIKTVQILRESVRPVPDLKGKVGWRGFPDCEVAVKLTMKFLQGLKKTPIKPRSRRRLSRKLL comes from the exons ATGCCAATTCT AGTACCGGAGACTTTTGATTCCGAAGACAGCAATGTACAACAAAAACCaaattttgaaatttaCGGGACCAAAACGCAGAACGTCCTTAAAAATGAGTTTGATGAGGCCTTATTTCCAATCAGAATAATGGTCACCTCGCAGAAAAAGCGCCgttcatttttacaaatggGTGCCACGTTGAGAGAAACTGTCGAGTCTGCTCCAGTTAACAAGTTTGAACACTTAGCCAACGTCGATTCATATATGATTGAAATGTCTGAAGATTGCTCAAGGGAAGATTTGGATTCGCTGATAAAGGATATTAAAGAATTAGGGTGCGACGTTGAATTTGACACACTAGCACAGTCAGCAGTACAATCGGTTCGTCAAACAATTCCAGATAGACCaaacactaaaaataaacagaatGGTATCAAGTATAACAAAAAACAGTGGTATATTCCCGAGATGAACGTAGAAAATGCCTGGAAAGAAGTGACCGGTGCTGACACCAGGGACGTAAAGGTGTGTGTGATAGACTCAGGTCTAGACTACATCAAAGAGTTTACAGGCAGGCTCGCAGTGGAGGAGAATGAACAAAACAACACAGATAGCAAAGAATCAACTTCTGTTCTGAATAAAAGCACCGATtcaaagaaggaagaaaacTTGAGCACTTTGGTGTCTGCCAACTTTGTTGATGAAAACTTTGATCCCATGGATAAACTTGGCCACGGAACGCACCTGTCCAGCATCATTTCTTCGAGGTACGGGAGATCCAACGTTGCAGGCATAAGCCCATCTGCACTAATAATTCCTTGCAAGGCGTTTGATAGCGTCCGCGAAATTAGACTGTCAAACATTGTGAGGTGCATCGACTTTTGCCTCTATTATGAAGCTGAGATTCAGAACCACAGCTGGATCTCCAACAAACAGCTAAAGTTCCTCAGAAGGGCATTCGAGACTGCCCACAAAAGGGGCGTGATAATGGTGGTTCCAGCTGGAAACGTCGAGTCGCCTAACAAACCATCGTTCCTCAGGAGACATTACCGTCGAGTCCTGCACTACGACTTGCTGAACATCGACATGTCCTGCCAGTTCCCCGCCTCCTATTCCCGAATGTTCCCGAATGTGATCTCGGTTTCAAACCTCATGAGGTTGGACAAAACCAAGTCCAAGGACATGGTTGTCACGTGCATGATGAATCACGGCAAGCACTGTGAAGACCTGGGCGACTTGGGCCTGAACGAGCAGTCCATGTACGGAGAGATGACTGTTCAGGTCGCAGCTCCAGGAACAAACATTTACTCCGTCTTTTTGCCCGGTTCACACGCCTTTGTCACAGGAACTTCAAGCGCGACCGCGATGGTCACTGGCATATTGAGCATAATCAAGTCTATTTTCCCCAAGTCTCAGAGCCACTTAGACATCCACAACGATTTCATTAAAACTGTTCAAATTTTGCGCGAGTCGGTTCGTCCAGTTCCTGACCTTAAGGGCAAGGTAGGTTGGAGGGGCTTTCCCGACTGCGAAGTGGCTGTGAAACTCACCATGAAATTCTTACAAGGCTTAAAGAAAACGCCAATCAAGCCCAGGTCTCGGCGTCGACTTTCAAGGAAGCTTCTGTAA
- a CDS encoding uncharacterized protein (NPL4 domain containing protein), translating to MAFDQVVVRVRSKIGISRLCFTKNSTFGDLKKELSNRIKFSDGDAVKLYLEGTSVEVKGSDHELLRDLDITHGTSLYLDQSSSDLSYTKIASSSKPVDSEGDVEMEDPEAQASDKQQTGDSSSSKDEGERKESEGPLFKSFDAYLHENSFSIGDLPLKNSFLPVKIKRGVMNKVRKMSLPMGVTIRHQKYRHVDHLEMMNVEEVRSFANYWLADLEMSFQRIGWMYGYYTEDQHYPYGIRAVCEAIYEPPQMSQNVVKVASPRNKVYKHNDSDNVQVNYVSLMEDNLLPNVDKIANRLGLERIGLIFTRLPNECFLTAKELMRTIEMQYNSLKHIHYTGYPVSTMVTCTMSPDDNGQPVLDAFMASDMALALFRDELLDNNQDHDNIIKMREVEHSQEIMPPIIESGKEVTSFDTSWLMVRINESAPIKPNSFFGNNGRNHKFPVENRTYSSTAKTRMHESLVSDCSARVTNSNERFRKWDKKILTDYFNTHDPETLWNDFHLLIYVCQVLDVDTALAICDCIVRKEQVDDLVKDLLLQT from the exons atggCGTTTGACCAAGTAGTTGTCAGAGTTAGAAGTAAGATTGGGATAAGCCGCCTatgttttacaaaaaactCGACCTTTGGAGACTTAAAAAAGGAGCTCAGTAATCGCATTAAATTTTCAGACGGAGACGCCGTAAAATTGTACCTGGAAGGCACAAGTGTAGAA GTTAAGGGATCGGACCACGAATTACTTAGAGATTTGGACATAACCCATGGAACGAGCCTGTATTTGGATCAGTCCTCGTCGGATTTGAGCTATACCAAAATAGCGTCCTCATCGAAGCCGGTAGATTCGGAAGGCGATGTGGAAATGGAGGATCCAGAAGCACAAGCCTCAGATAAACAGCAAACCGGAGATTCGAGTTCCTCAAAGGATGAAG GGGAAAGGAAGGAGTCGGAAGGACCACTGTTCAAGTCGTTCGATGCGTACCTACACGAAAACTCGTTCTCAATCGGAGACTTGCCCCTGAAAAACTCGTTTTTGCCAGTTAAAATCAAGAGAGGAGTAATGAATAAGGTAAGGAAGATGAGT CTCCCGATGGGTGTAACAATAAGGCACCAGAAATATCGCCACGTGGATCACTTGGAGATGATGAACGTGGAGGAAGTGAGGAGTTTTGCAAACTACTGGCTGGCGGACTTGGAAATGAGCTTTCAGAGAATAGGCTGGATGTACGGATATTATACAGAAGACCAGCACTATCCGTACGGAATAAGAGCAGTGTGTGAAGCAATATATGAGCCGCCACAAATGTCACAA AATGTAGTAAAAGTAGCTAGCCCACGAAATAaagtttataaacacaacGATAGTGACAACGTACAGGTTAACTATGTTTCGCTGATGGAAGATAATTTGCTGCCCAATGTTGATAAAATAGCAAACAGACTGGGACTGGAAAGGATAGGGCTGATATTTACAAGGCTGCCCAACGAGTGTTTCCTGACAGCAAAGGAGCTGATGAGGACGATTGAAATGCAGTATAACTCGCTGAAGCACATACACTACACAGGGTACCCAGTGAGCACAATGGTGACGTGCACAATGTCGCCAGACGATAACGGACAGCCAGTGTTGGACGCATTCATGGCCTCGGACATGGCACTGGCACTCTTCAGAGACGAGTTGCTGGACAATAACCAGGACCACGACAACATAATAAAGATGAGGGAGGTGGAGCACTCGCAGGAGATCATGCCGCCGATAATAGAAAGCGGCAAGGAGGTAACGAGCTTCGACACTAGTTGGCTGATGGTGAGGATCAACGAGTCGGCGCCAATAAAGCCCAACTCGTTCTTCGGCAACAACGGCAGGAACCACAAGTTCCCAGTGGAAAACAGGACGTACTCGAGCACGGCGAAGACCAGGATGCACGAGTCGCTGGTGAGCGACTGCAGCGCAAGAGTGACCAACAGCAACGAGAGGTTCAGGAAGTGGGACAAGAAGATACTCACCGACTACTTTAACACGCACGATCCGGAGACCCTCTGGAACGACTTCCACCTGCTGATATACGTGTGCCAGGTGCTGGACGTGGACACGGCGCTGGCAATATGCGACTGCATAGTTAGGAAGGAGCAGGTGGATGACCTGGTCAAGGACCTCCTGCTGCAAACATAG
- a CDS encoding proline synthetase associated protein produces the protein MCELLTRWKSIVSYIRPFSGVSLLVVSKNAPVESIALLHSNGQVHFGENRVQDLFEKASSLSSDIKWHFIGHLQTNKCSLLLRVPNLHMLESLDSIDLALKLSDLMSREPSRTLFVLVQVNTSLKPTQFGLDYRQFDLILALVKAVLNSQGLVFTGLMTIGDDTGDCFDRLVSIRDRLAECSPECKLLCDRGNFVLSMGMSNDYRLAISKGSTQIRIGSLIFN, from the coding sequence atgtgtgagtTGCTTACCAGATGGAAAAGCATTGTATCATATATTAGGCCCTTTAGTGGCGTTTCCTTGCTTGTTGTGTCAAAAAACGCTCCTGTTGAGTCCATTGCCCTTCTCCACAGCAATGGGCAGGTTCACTTCGGCGAGAATCGTGTTCAGGATCTTTTTGAGAAGGCTTCTTCTCTCAGTTCCGACATTAAGTGGCACTTCATCGGCCATCTTCAGACCAACAAGTGTTCTCTCCTTCTCAGGGTTCCCAATCTACACATGTTAGAATCCCTGGATTCCATCGACTTAGCTCTGAAGTTATCCGATTTAATGTCTCGAGAGCCTTCCAGGACTCTTTTTGTGCTCGTCCAGGTTAACACATCCTTGAAACCAACTCAATTTGGTCTTGACTATCGCCAGTTTGATCTTATTCTTGCCCTTGTTAAGGCCGTGCTGAACTCCCAGGGCTTAGTCTTCACTGGCCTCATGACCATTGGTGACGACACTGGCGACTGTTTTGACAGATTGGTGTCTATTCGCGATAGGCTTGCTGAGTGTTCTCCCGAGTGCAAGCTACTCTGTGACCGGGGCAATTTTGTTCTTAGCATGGGCATGTCCAACGACTATCGACTTGCTATTTCCAAGGGTTCAACTCAGATAAGAATCGGctcattaatttttaactaa
- a CDS encoding uncharacterized protein (peptidase S54, rhomboid family protein) produces the protein MMEPQKLQNTKKDNLFVKQTELIKHLKSYDYDKNMDNTAGKPAKNTYFLGDEFDIVNRRGPINPLRTIKNLRTKTNGQKRVDKIKNDPRLKNNPLRGRLVVCISTSIAILFVFFAEMVFNKTTFGGRCLSKVLYTKELGEKPVFIPISHGSCEYNLETNAARRVFLGPSDADKGWPITTRIENETETTWEFPLETSRSNIQANTLTAFGGLDTNLIRNYGENFRLFWSAFMHNGIGHIAFNLLSQIQLLWIIEPDWGFVRTFLLFFISAAGSGLASTTLDPCHTTVGSSGALYGLYGAMIPYIIEYWNTLPYPIFLIIFLLVSLSYSGGCVFGLLWGLASIRSVSIFDRWTVYEIIMLSPLFSWMITKNYKEDLKLRLDLKRNPTLQPAKKSINSKYDFETNKKHMRINKIITKFSNHGSPPFRNRLREWVVRIVSAVLLVSHAQNKGWDQPFRNNADINPHLDRAHYNACTTAV, from the exons atgatgGAGCCACAAAAGCTGCAGAATACAAAGAAAGATAATTTATTCGTTAAGCAGACTGAGCTTATTAAACATTTGAAATCGTACGACTACGACAAGAACATGGACAACACAGCCGGTAAACCGGcaaaaaacacatattttttaggaGATGAATTCGATATAGTAAACAGAAGGGGCCCTATCAACCCGCTCagaacaataaaaaatttacgCACTAAAACTAACGGGCAGAAGAGagttgataaaattaaaaatgaccCGAGGCTGAAGAACAATCCCCTCAGGGGGAGACTTGTGGTTTGTATCTCAACCAGCATAGCCATCCtctttgtattttttgcaGA GATGGTGTTCAACAAGACCACCTTCGGGGGAAGGTGTTTGTCAAAAGTGCTCTACACGAAGGAATTGGGGGAGAAACCCGTTTTCATTCCCATTTCTCACGGCTCCTGTGAGTATAATTTGGAAACGAATGCAGCTAGGCGAGTTTTTTTGGGGCCCTCAGATGCTGACAAGGGGTGGCCCATAACCACCAGGATCGAAAACGAAACCGAAACCACCTGGGAATTTCCACTTGAAACTTCTAGGTCAAACATTCAAGCGAACACGCTGACTGCCTTCGGGGGACTCGACACCAACCTGATAAGGAACTACGGAGAGAACTTCAG GTTATTTTGGAGCGCCTTCATGCATAACGGCATCGGACACATTGCTTTCAACTTACTGTCACAAATACAGCTCCTATGGATAATAGAGCCG GACTGGGGATTCGTTCGGACGTTCCTTCTCTTTTTCATTAGTGCCGCTGGAAGTGGATTGGCTTCCACAACTCTGGACCCGTGTCACACCACGGTCGGATCATCAGGAGCTCTGTATGGTCTATACGGTGCTATGATCCCCTATATTATAG AATACTGGAACACTTTGCCCTATCCTATATTCTTGATAATCTTTCTTCTCGTTTCACTC TCGTATTCG GGAGGTTGTGTTTTTGGGCTACTTTGGGGGCTGGCCAGCATTAGAAGCGTTTCCATTTTCGACCGGTGGACTGTATATGAAATAATCATGCTGTCGCCTTTGTTTTCGTGGATGATCACTAAGAACTACAAAGAGGACCTCAAGCTTCGGCTAGACCTCAAGAGAA ATCCTACGCTGCAGCCTGCCAAAAAGTCAATTAACTCCAAGTATGACTTCGAAACGAACAAGAAGCACATGCgaatcaataaaattatcaCAAAGTTCTCAAATCACGGCTCACCGCCCTTCAGGAACAGACTCAGGGAGTGGGTTGTGAGAATTGTTTCTGCAGTTTTACTGGTAAGTCATGCTCAAAACAAGGGCTGGGATCAACCGTTTCGTAACAACGCCGACATTAATCCACATTTAGACCGTGCTCACTACAATGCTTGCACTACTGCTGTTTGA
- a CDS encoding 60S ribosomal protein L4/L1, whose amino-acid sequence MVHRPTVSVFSTSTEKRVGSTVMPKVFSTPLRSDLVHYVHTNMSKNKRQAYAVSKLSGYQTSARSWGTGRALSRTPRVKGGGTHRAGQAAYANFCRAGGMFAPTRTWRRWHRKVNLKERRLALSVAVASTSVVPLVMSRGHRVESLPELPLVLEDSVETLTKTRDAVALLNKLGLSDELARVSSARRTKRAGKKYPVGPLVVLRASAVEGRRAFRNIPGVEVASVERLNLLKLAPAGNLGRLVIWSKSAFESLDSVLRVESSRSTKGSTGLTNPDVTSLVNSTVVQSSLRPRKLPPRRVTVKKPHSRRLLRLLHNSVRAKKTVDKSARKERRAASKKFFRDVESALGSSEPLVLKLPE is encoded by the coding sequence aTGGTTCACAGACCAACGGTATCGGTTTTCAGCACTTCCACGGAGAAGCGCGTCGGATCGACGGTAATGCCTAAGGTGTTCTCCACGCCGCTCAGGTCCGATCTCGTGCACTACGTACATACAAACATGTCCAAGAACAAGAGGCAGGCATATGCTGTCTCCAAGTTGAGCGGCTACCAGACTTCAGCTCGTTCCTGGGGTACCGGAAGAGCCCTCTCGAGAACTCCCAGAGTCAAGGGCGGTGGCACCCACAGAGCCGGGCAAGCAGCATACGCAAATTTCTGCAGAGCAGGTGGAATGTTCGCGCCCACCAGAACGTGGAGAAGGTGGCACAGAAAGGTTAACTTGAAGGAGCGCCGCCTGGCACTCTCAGTCGCAGTGGCTTCCACATCAGTGGTCCCCCTAGTCATGTCCAGAGGACACAGAGTCGAGTCACTCCCCGAGCTTCCGCTAGTGCTAGAGGATTCGGTCGAGACTTTGACAAAAACACGCGATGCAGTGGCCCTGCTCAACAAGTTGGGCCTTTCCGACGAGCTGGCACGCGTATCGTCCGCAAGACGCACGAAGAGGGCCGGAAAGAAGTACCCAGTAGGCCCACTGGTGGTGCTGAGAGCCTCGGCAGTGGAGGGCAGACGCGCCTTCAGGAACATCCCCGGCGTCGAAGTGGCCTCAGTCGAGCGCCTGAACCTGCTCAAACTGGCTCCAGCAGGCAACCTTGGAAGGCTGGTTATATGGTCCAAGTCAGCATTTGAGTCGCTGGACTCCGTCCTGAGGGTAGAGTCATCGAGGTCCACCAAGGGCTCCACCGGACTCACAAACCCAGACGTCACCTCCCTCGTTAACTCCACTGTGGTGCAATCAAGCTTGAGGCCGAGAAAGCTGCCTCCCAGGAGGGTAACTGTCAAGAAGCCGCACTCGAGGAGGCTCCTCAGGCTCCTGCACAACTCAGTCAGGGCCAAGAAGACGGTCGACAAGAGCGCCAGGAAGGAAAGGAGGGCCGCATCCAAGAAGTTTTTCAGGGACGTCGAAAGCGCCTTGGGTTCTTCAGAACCACTGGTTCTCAAACTCCCAGAATAG